The Cytobacillus sp. NJ13 sequence GCAAAAAGTATGCAGAAAGAAAATGAGCAGCTCTTAAAAGATCTTATGAAAGACCCTGAATACCGGGGAATGATGATAGAGGTACTTAAAGATCCCGAACTCGAAAAAGAAGTTACAGATGTCCTTAAAAGCAAGGAATATCGGGAGCATATACAGAAAGTTATGACCGAGACATTTGAAAGCCCGCTTTTTAAAGCGAAAATTCAGGACATTCTTCTGAAAGCAGCAGAGGAAACGAAGAGCGGCGGTCAGCAAGGCGGCGAAAGCGGCGGTGAAGGCGGCGGCCAGGGAGCAGACCAAGGAGGCGGCGGTGGCGGCCAGGGAGGCGGAGCATAACTCCTTTAAAGTGAAAACCTCTTCCATTTCGGAAGAGGTTTCTTTTATTACTTGCTTTCAATTGTTTGGATAACTTTGCGGGCGATATCCGTATAAATTTGTCCAAGCTTATGGTCTTTATCATAAATGGACGGAGCGAAGTCTTCTTCATTCCAATCAGGCTGCTGAAGAGGCAGCTGGCCAAGCACTTCTGTCCGCAGTTCCTCAGCAAGCTTTTCACCGCCGCCTTGACCAAATACATGCTCTCTTTCACCAGTCAATTGGCTCTCGAAGTAGGCCATGTTCTCAATAACACCCAGGATTTCATGCTCAGTGCGAAGTGCCATAGCACCAG is a genomic window containing:
- the gerD gene encoding spore germination lipoprotein GerD gives rise to the protein MIKKFRLLLPLALVFFISGCGQGETGNGQMDYEQTKKMVVDILKTDEGKKALEELMTDEKMQQKMVMDQKVVADTIEKTLTSDKGTEFWKKSFDDPKFAESMAKSMQKENEQLLKDLMKDPEYRGMMIEVLKDPELEKEVTDVLKSKEYREHIQKVMTETFESPLFKAKIQDILLKAAEETKSGGQQGGESGGEGGGQGADQGGGGGGQGGGA